From Dermochelys coriacea isolate rDerCor1 chromosome 8, rDerCor1.pri.v4, whole genome shotgun sequence, the proteins below share one genomic window:
- the RGSL1 gene encoding regulator of G-protein signaling protein-like yields the protein MNKTATIASKELVVLLEDEVFVDFFNTFLNLPVFGQTPIYMANICQWFLWPELPCYLVPKYKGLLTWMEKYRLPHFCKTNLCLHYILCQELLSFIRSKEAAEMLKWKSADQWLLEKCISGSRGMWRFRSFIQGMAGEELTKFWLAAERILEIDESDVAQRDLYLSLLQMLRATHLQEGSTVVTLCSMTIESLLKISGWHPQYISTRREILSEMQKVALIKIQSYWLPNFFIHCKLNMEKEEACQPLLWEYQERLLQVGSKEKAVSSARTMNIRNRRAMSEPYSSKKAKKQIWDLITCGRQPQETEKHRRHGLQPEGQPSSDWSATSLTDTKQLPPKEDALGKTSVWAQHPERAVKDMEEATSFKTPSPNAQLPLQLEEIGKRRSLSDLHTSTPIAQLPSLLALKKIVKSSSSLDFLPWALNADSCAGRPFGKFLKSKNYAVESHLLDLWHDLEDFLHMVLSSRKGGSFLLRHLMGERICEIYLTESSPQHLPLKPNILRNLQDLLPSGEVIPWILKAQEEICKILSFFYDDFLAADDETFLHFVSQRSKVQKPMGEEETYGKDEHLLLAKRINESLTLSQALYGVRDFETLSEEHWRFIATQDLTKGGSIQVELEPVVRKTDYGSMMFEELTLRNPSMAVELLSEDYELFCHMFPSLAFDLEYEARKTVRSSKTSLSLVRKGILTLRKPSLRPRYLMEVLHNPVHLEFFRQFLKQHNAEAPLLFWQAVEKLSAESSPKAQRALINSILKNFFHNKVPAEELLQCQASIIRDIPKASLVTSSMLFRAQSFVLKAMEEKWFKMYQDLYPGSDIFDTHFVMRQGRGSFITDKLKKVWFVLRAFIRSICKFRREMNNWKSRKDFEDFLRRELFNQKENLPISSMRSNIAMSSPRQSMPAANMGDVEVIQVKRRLFNQRHISINFLVNDLSFYLEIEKFCHLADSAAVLAACGMYTERDVAFLKTKVATITKLFLNSEVPPKLRVNISEGQKDLIRNLTSRGVLDRSLYHVALLNVFPVLIHFWKRYCNWKAMKSFRRYPKIKKYLSPLPAKTSPRTSSIFRGEDHPIIRFTLLKGIQLLLPQPQEEVDSSIEQKSSSGSLNWKKPPSGICVTQQIGQQLQDASKKPS from the exons CAGAGATGCTGAAATGGAAGAGTGCAGATCAATGGCTGCTCGAAAAGTGCATTAGTGGTAGCAGGGGAATGTGGCGCTTTCGTTCTTTCATCCAAGGAATGGCAG GGGAAGAGCTGACAAAGTTCTGGCTTGCTGCAGAAAGGATCTTGGAGATTGACGAGTCAGATGTTGCCCAGCGAGATCTCTACCTGTCTCTGCTCCAAATGCTGAGGGCCACGCATTTGCAGGAGGGCTCAACAGTGGTCACCCTCTGCAGCATGACCATTG AGTCGCTGTTGAAGATCTCAGGCTGGCACCCTCAGTACATCAGCACCAGGAGGGAGATCCTGAGCGAGATGCAGAAAGTAGCCCTGATTAAGATCCAAAGTTATTGGCTCCCTAACTTCTTCATTCATTGCAAGCTGAACATGGAGAAGGAGGAGGCCTGCCAGCCTCTGTTGTGGGAATACCAAGAGCGTTTATTACAGGTGGGCTCGAAGGAGAAGGCAGTGTCTTCTGCACGCACAATGAACATTAGGAACCGCCGGGCTATGTCAGAGCCGTACTCCAGTAAAAAAGCCAAGAAGCAGATCTGGGATCTCATAACTTGTGGAAGACAACCTCAAGAAACAGAGAAACACAGAAGacatgggctgcagcctgaggggCAGCCAAGCTCAGACTGGAGTGCAACTAGTCTGACAGACACGAAGCAACTACCTCCAAAAGAGGATGCCCTGGGAAAGACTTCTGTGTGGGCACAACATCCAGAAAGGGCTGTTAAAGATATGGAAGAGGCCACTTCTTTCAAAACACCCAGCCCTAATGCCCAGTTGCCTCTTCAACTGGAGGAGATTGGCAAAAGGAGAAGCCTCTCTGATCTACACACTTCTACACCCATTGCCCAGCTGCCTTCACTGCTAGCCCTGAAAAAGATAGTCAAATCCTCTTCTTCTTTGGATTTCCTTCCTTGGGCACTTAATGCCGACAGCTGCGCTGGCCGTCCCTTCGGGAAGTTCTTGAAGAGCAAGAACTATGCTGTGGAGAGTCATCTTTTGGATCTGTGGCACGatctggaggattttctgcacaTGGTGCTGAGCTCCAGGAAAGGAGGCAGCTTCCTCCTGCGCCATTTGATGGGTGAAAGGATATGTGAGATCTACTTAACAGAAAGCAGCCCCCAGCACCTTCCCCTGAAGCCGAACATTCTCAGGAACCTGCAAGATCTTCTGCCTTCTGGAGAGGTCATTCCTTGGATATTAAAAGCACAGGAAGAGATTTGCAAG ATACTGAGCTTCTTCTATGATGACTTTCTTGCTGCTGATGATGAAACGTTTCTTCATTTTGTG TCTCAGAGGAGCAAGGTCCAGAAGCCTATGGGAGAAGAGGAGACTTATGGAAAAGATGAACACCTTCTGCTGGCCAAGAGGATAAACGAATCCCTGACTCTGAGCCAAGCCTTATATGGAGTGAGGGACTTTGAGACACTCTCAGAGGAGCACTGGAGATTCATAGCCACTCAGGATCTTACAAAAGGGGGATCGATCCAGGTTGAACTGGAGCCTGTTGTGCGCAAGACAG ACTACGGGAGCATGATGTTCGAGGAGCTGACCCTCAGGAATCCTTCGATGGCTGTAGAGCTGTTAAGTGAGGACTATGAGCTTTTCTGCCACATGTTTCCTTCCCTTG CGTTCGATCTTGAATACGAAGCGAGGAAGACTGTTCGCTCGAGCAAGACAAGTCTGTCCCTCGTGAGGAAGGGGATCCTCACATTAAGAAAGCCCTCTCTAAGACCCAG GTATCTCATGGAAGTGCTGCACAACCCTGTCCACCTGGAGTTTTTCAGGCAGTTCCTCAAACAACATAATGCCGAAGCCCCACTGCTCTTCTGGCAGGCGGTGGAGAAGCTCAGTGCCGAGTCCAGCCCCAAGGCTCAGAGGGCTTTGATCAACAGTATCCTCAAGAATTTCTTCCACAACAAAGTGCCTGCTG AGGAACTGCTGCAGTGCCAAGCTTCCATCATCAGAGATATACCCAAGGCCAGCCTGGTCACCAGCTCCATGCTGTTCAGAGCACAGAGCTTTGTCCTGAAAGCAATGGAAGAGAAATG GTTTAAGATGTACCAAGACTTGTACCCTGGGAGCGATATTTTTGACACTCACTTTGTcatgaggcaggggaggggatccTTCATAACGGACAAGCTG AAGAAAGTGTGGTTCGTGCTCCGGGCTTTCATCAGGAGCATCTGCAAGTTCCGGAGGGAGATGAACAATTGGAAATCCCGCAAAGACTTTGAGGACTTTCTCCGGAGAGAGCTCTTTAATCAAAAAGAAA ACTTGCCCATTAGCTCCATGCGCAGTAACATTGCCATGTCTAGCCCCCGCCAGTCCATGCCAGCTGCCAACATGGGAGATGTGGAGGTGATACAGGTGAAGCGCCGGCTCTTTAACCAGCGGCACATTTCCATCAACTTCCTGGTCAACGACCTCAGTTTTTACCTGGAGATTGAGAA GTTTTGTCACCTGGCTGATTCGGCCGCAGTGCTTGCAGCCTGCGGGATGTACACAGAGAGGGATGTCGCTTTTCTTAAGACCAAAGTGGCCACGATCACCAAACTCTTCCTGAACTCCGAAGTCCCTCCTAAACTGCGG GTGAACATTTCTGAAGGCCAGAAAGATTTAATCCGGAATTTAACTTCCAGAGGGGTCCTGGATCGCAGCCTTTATCATGTGGCCTTGCTCAATGTCTTCCCAGTTCTGATACACTTCtggaaaag ATACTGTAACTGGAAGGCAATGAAGTCCTTCCGCAGGTACCCGAAGATAAAAAAATATCTCTCTCCACTCCCTGCTAAGACATCACCTAGGACATCCAGTATCTTCAGGGGGG AGGACCATCCGATCATTAGGTTCACGCTGCTCAAGGGgatccagctgctgctacctcagCCTCAGGAGGAAGTGGATTCTTCTATAGAGCAAAAGT CATCATCTGGAAGCCTCAACTGGAAAAAGCCCCCATCTGGCATCTGTGTGACCCAACAGATCGG GCAACAGCTTCAAGATGCTTCTAAAAAGCCATCCTAA